One window of Burkholderia cepacia GG4 genomic DNA carries:
- a CDS encoding glutathione S-transferase family protein: protein MPQDRHLTLYHSPRSRSAGARMLLEELSADYELHAFELSAGKHHEPDYLAINPMGKVPALRHGDVIVTEQAAVYMYAAELYPEAGLSPAPGDSLRGPYLRWMTFYGSCLEPAIVDRSMNRPPAAYSTSPYGDFDAVINAIDAQLAKGPYLLGERFTAVDVLWGSALNWTTMFKLVPETPRIRAYIDRVLARPAIQRAQAADAALAAEQDKAKAAAAVAK, encoded by the coding sequence ATGCCGCAAGACCGTCACCTGACCCTGTACCACTCTCCGCGCAGCCGATCGGCCGGCGCGCGGATGCTGCTCGAGGAACTGAGCGCCGACTATGAACTGCACGCGTTCGAGCTCTCCGCCGGGAAACACCATGAACCCGACTACCTCGCCATCAACCCGATGGGCAAGGTTCCCGCACTGCGCCACGGCGACGTGATCGTCACCGAGCAGGCTGCCGTCTACATGTACGCGGCGGAACTGTATCCGGAGGCCGGCCTGTCGCCGGCGCCGGGCGATTCGCTGCGTGGACCGTATCTGCGCTGGATGACGTTCTATGGTTCGTGCCTGGAGCCGGCCATCGTCGACCGCTCGATGAATCGCCCGCCCGCGGCCTATTCCACGTCGCCCTACGGCGACTTCGATGCCGTCATCAACGCGATCGATGCACAACTGGCGAAGGGGCCCTACCTGCTGGGCGAGCGCTTTACGGCGGTCGATGTGCTGTGGGGCTCGGCGCTGAACTGGACCACGATGTTCAAGCTGGTACCCGAGACGCCGCGCATTCGCGCCTATATCGACCGCGTGCTTGCTCGCCCGGCCATCCAGCGCGCGCAGGCGGCAGATGCGGCGCTGGCGGCGGAACAGGACAAGGCCAAAGCGGCAGCCGCAGTTGCCAAGTAG
- a CDS encoding porin, protein MKLRFGVVAMLAIAQGAYAQSSVTMFGLIDSGISYVSNEGGGKNVKFDDGIFTPNLFGFRGTEDLGGGYHATFALVNQFSMANGAIIGTGIFGRNAYVGIESDRFGSVRLGNQYDFMVDSLFAKGNAISMDLSGLYGFRNGPFQRLALPGNPTGAFDWDRTAGSKPVANSVKYSSPTIAGFSGGVMYAFGGVAGSVGADNTVSAGLNYEVGAFGIGAAYTNEKYGPAPGTPSTSVRNWGVGMHYDFGAVTAKALLTTVRNSFNDAAVWMAEAGGVWRIRPDVFLGAKYMYMKGNEAVNDNHAHQVSVALQYLLTKRTMVYVSADYQRANSGANAQINGVLDPNGASSSASQAVARVGVHTMF, encoded by the coding sequence ATGAAACTCAGGTTTGGAGTTGTCGCGATGCTTGCCATCGCGCAGGGTGCGTACGCACAGAGCAGCGTGACCATGTTCGGTCTGATCGACAGCGGTATCTCGTATGTCAGCAACGAGGGCGGAGGGAAGAACGTCAAGTTCGACGACGGCATCTTCACCCCGAACCTGTTCGGCTTCCGCGGCACGGAAGACCTCGGCGGCGGATATCACGCGACGTTCGCGCTCGTGAACCAGTTCTCGATGGCGAACGGCGCCATCATCGGGACCGGAATCTTCGGGCGCAATGCATACGTGGGCATCGAGAGCGACCGGTTCGGCAGCGTCAGGCTGGGGAATCAATACGACTTCATGGTGGATTCCCTGTTTGCGAAGGGGAATGCGATTTCGATGGATCTCTCGGGGCTGTACGGATTCCGGAATGGTCCGTTTCAGCGGCTTGCGCTTCCGGGTAACCCGACCGGCGCGTTCGACTGGGACCGCACGGCAGGCAGCAAGCCGGTTGCGAATTCGGTCAAATACAGTTCGCCGACGATCGCGGGGTTTTCCGGTGGTGTGATGTATGCGTTCGGCGGCGTGGCCGGTTCCGTCGGCGCGGACAATACCGTGAGTGCCGGGTTGAACTATGAAGTCGGCGCGTTCGGGATCGGCGCGGCCTATACGAACGAGAAGTACGGTCCGGCGCCCGGTACGCCGTCGACCAGTGTGCGCAACTGGGGCGTCGGGATGCACTATGACTTCGGTGCGGTGACTGCGAAGGCGTTGCTGACTACCGTGCGCAATTCGTTCAACGACGCCGCCGTGTGGATGGCCGAAGCCGGTGGCGTGTGGCGGATCAGGCCGGACGTCTTTCTCGGCGCGAAGTACATGTACATGAAGGGCAACGAGGCCGTGAACGACAACCATGCGCATCAGGTCAGCGTCGCGCTGCAATACCTGTTGACGAAGCGGACGATGGTTTATGTGTCCGCGGATTATCAACGCGCGAACAGCGGCGCGAACGCGCAGATCAACGGTGTGCTCGATCCGAATGGGGCGTCGAGTTCAGCGAGTCAGGCGGTGGCGCGGGTCGGGGTGCATACGATGTTTTGA